A segment of the Desertibacillus haloalkaliphilus genome:
AGATAATGGATTAACGAACGAAGCAGCGATTAGAGAAGCTGTTCGTGAAGAAGAAGAGCAATGGACCAACATGTCTATGTATGAGCACGAAATGAATATACTCATGAATAGTTATACTGATGAAGTTAAACAGGGCCTTGGAGAGACTATAGAAACAGAATGGCCGTTTGTTACTTCGATTGAAGGTGTAGATATTATCGGAGAAATTGATAAAGTGACGAGAAGGAATAGTGGATATCATATTATTGATTTTAAAACAAATAAGATCTTTCAATCAGGAAGTGAATTAGTAGATCTCTACTGGTCACAGCTTTATTTATATAAATTAGCTTACGAGCAAGAATCAGGT
Coding sequences within it:
- a CDS encoding PD-(D/E)XK nuclease family protein, which encodes DNGLTNEAAIREAVREEEEQWTNMSMYEHEMNILMNSYTDEVKQGLGETIETEWPFVTSIEGVDIIGEIDKVTRRNSGYHIIDFKTNKIFQSGSELVDLYWSQLYLYKLAYEQESG